In Pseudomonadota bacterium, a single window of DNA contains:
- the mobB gene encoding molybdopterin-guanine dinucleotide biosynthesis protein B has product MPPIVSFIGRPDSGKTTLLEKIIPMLITFGYRVGIIKHHVHAFEMDKPGKDTWRLKQAGARTVALSSPAAIGVISDTGRDLAPEEIAETYFKDVDIVLTEGYKQGNARKIEVFRRDLYDEPLPGRDSTWLAFISNDPIPGEMLPVFNPEDISGLADFLVKHIISPD; this is encoded by the coding sequence ATGCCTCCAATCGTCTCATTCATCGGCAGACCGGACAGCGGCAAGACCACCTTGCTTGAAAAAATTATCCCCATGCTGATCACTTTCGGTTACCGGGTGGGAATCATCAAGCATCATGTCCACGCCTTTGAAATGGACAAACCGGGCAAGGATACCTGGCGCCTGAAACAGGCCGGCGCAAGAACTGTTGCCCTTTCATCGCCCGCGGCAATCGGAGTTATCTCCGACACCGGAAGGGACCTGGCCCCTGAGGAAATCGCCGAAACGTATTTCAAGGATGTAGATATCGTGCTTACCGAAGGATACAAACAGGGCAATGCGAGAAAAATTGAAGTATTTCGCAGAGACCTCTACGACGAACCCCTGCCGGGCAGAGATTCAACCTGGCTGGCATTTATCAGCAACGATCCGATACCAGGAGAAATGCTTCCGGTCTTCAATCCCGAGGACATTTCAGGACTTGCCGACTTTCTGGTCAAACACATCATTTCTCCGGACTGA
- a CDS encoding molybdenum cofactor guanylyltransferase, with protein sequence MQQHISLNTITGVILAGGESRRFGSNKALALYNGKPLLAHVAATMEKIFTNRLLVTNTPDLFRFINWPMTGDIYNGCGPLGGIHAALSKTAASQIFITGCDMPLINPEIIRFLCGLSGDWDVALPWLEKGPEPLHAVYRKTALPAFENALAAKQNKIVQVLEKVTVRKISMEEILAVSDGLSSFANINKPHELQALKPE encoded by the coding sequence ATGCAACAACATATTTCTCTGAACACGATAACCGGTGTCATTCTGGCCGGAGGAGAAAGCCGCCGCTTCGGCTCCAATAAGGCCCTGGCACTCTATAACGGCAAACCCCTTCTCGCCCATGTCGCAGCCACCATGGAGAAAATTTTCACCAACCGCCTGCTGGTGACCAACACCCCGGATCTATTCAGGTTTATCAACTGGCCGATGACCGGCGACATCTATAATGGCTGCGGTCCCCTTGGCGGCATTCACGCCGCCCTGTCAAAGACTGCAGCCTCACAAATTTTTATCACCGGTTGCGATATGCCACTGATCAATCCTGAAATAATCCGCTTTCTGTGCGGCCTTAGCGGCGATTGGGATGTTGCTCTGCCCTGGCTGGAAAAAGGTCCGGAGCCCCTTCATGCTGTTTACCGAAAAACCGCCCTGCCGGCATTTGAAAATGCCCTGGCTGCAAAACAAAATAAAATTGTCCAGGTTCTTGAAAAGGTTACGGTGCGAAAAATCTCCATGGAAGAAATCCTTGCCGTCAGCGATGGTTTATCTTCCTTTGCAAATATCAATAAACCCCATGAATTGCAGGCGTTAAAACCAGAGTGA
- a CDS encoding histidine triad nucleotide-binding protein, with protein sequence MSDNCLFCKIVKGEIPSRKIYEDDAVYAFWDINPEAPKHFLVIPKKHLTGPSDVAAQDETLAGKLISTGARLAHENGIDNFRLVMNNGAGAGQTVFHLHMHVLGGRPMGWPPG encoded by the coding sequence ATGTCCGACAACTGTCTTTTCTGCAAAATCGTCAAAGGTGAAATCCCTTCCAGAAAAATCTATGAAGACGATGCCGTCTATGCCTTCTGGGATATCAACCCTGAAGCGCCCAAACATTTTCTGGTCATTCCCAAGAAACATTTAACCGGCCCGTCCGATGTTGCCGCCCAGGATGAAACCCTTGCCGGAAAACTGATCAGCACCGGCGCCAGGCTCGCACATGAAAACGGCATTGATAATTTTCGCCTGGTGATGAACAACGGCGCCGGGGCGGGCCAGACGGTTTTTCATCTCCATATGCATGTGCTTGGCGGCCGGCCTATGGGTTGGCCTCCGGGGTGA
- a CDS encoding molybdopterin molybdotransferase MoeA, whose translation MKLSFQNARAAIHRFATPSNTELVPIENSSGRVAAQTLKSRHNTPAFIQSSMDGFAVKYLDIADKSLPRLTISGESAAGNAPITRLQKHSAMRIMTGARLPQGADTVVPLEHCSEERGFVTIHRLPKIFANIRKPGDDFKKNRVIIKDGSEIFPDHLPLLAEYGYFEFPVYQRPDIAVLTTGSELISPGTAIASGLVVSGNNYLLQGLLKQHRIKCSIYGPVDDNADLLRSALTGIIASSARIIITTGGTGPGKYDLIGAVFEQLAINTIFSGIAMRPGSGAKFGILADKLIFALPGPPGVVRLLFNELVLPALKKMQGLKKQLPSIIKAEAEENIVLKKGCFQLKGGILRTDNGRLKVRPAQKYEAIDCVILLPAHRSRIRPGEQVHVHLT comes from the coding sequence ATGAAACTTTCTTTTCAGAATGCGCGGGCAGCAATTCATCGCTTTGCGACGCCGAGCAATACCGAGCTTGTCCCCATTGAAAACTCCTCCGGAAGAGTGGCGGCGCAGACCCTTAAATCCCGGCACAACACCCCGGCATTTATTCAGTCCTCAATGGATGGCTTTGCAGTAAAATACCTCGATATTGCCGACAAATCCTTGCCACGCCTTACAATCAGCGGGGAGAGCGCCGCCGGCAATGCGCCAATCACCCGGCTCCAAAAACATTCCGCCATGCGCATTATGACCGGCGCCAGACTGCCTCAGGGGGCAGATACCGTTGTCCCTCTTGAACATTGCTCTGAGGAACGAGGGTTTGTGACTATTCACCGTCTGCCGAAAATTTTCGCCAATATCCGCAAACCCGGTGATGATTTCAAAAAAAACCGGGTGATTATCAAAGACGGCAGCGAAATTTTTCCGGATCATCTGCCACTGCTTGCTGAATATGGTTATTTTGAATTCCCGGTTTACCAGAGGCCGGATATTGCCGTGCTTACAACCGGGTCCGAACTCATATCTCCGGGCACGGCAATTGCTTCGGGGCTGGTGGTCAGCGGCAACAATTATCTTCTTCAGGGGCTTCTAAAACAGCACCGGATTAAATGTTCGATTTACGGGCCGGTTGATGACAATGCAGATCTTCTGCGCTCAGCACTCACCGGGATAATCGCTTCTTCAGCCAGGATAATTATCACCACCGGCGGCACCGGCCCCGGGAAATATGATCTGATCGGTGCAGTATTTGAACAGCTTGCAATCAATACGATCTTCAGCGGGATTGCCATGCGGCCAGGCAGCGGCGCAAAATTCGGCATACTTGCCGACAAACTGATCTTTGCACTTCCCGGCCCGCCGGGCGTTGTGCGACTGCTGTTTAATGAACTGGTCCTGCCTGCCCTGAAAAAAATGCAGGGCCTGAAAAAACAGCTCCCATCGATAATCAAGGCCGAGGCCGAAGAAAATATTGTATTGAAAAAAGGCTGTTTTCAACTCAAAGGGGGGATTTTGCGCACAGATAATGGCAGATTAAAAGTTCGGCCGGCGCAAAAATATGAGGCGATTGATTGTGTGATTTTGCTTCCGGCGCATCGAAGCAGGATACGCCCGGGAGAACAGGTGCATGTCCACCTGACGTAA